A segment of the Zingiber officinale cultivar Zhangliang chromosome 8B, Zo_v1.1, whole genome shotgun sequence genome:
CTTATTATCTTCAAGACACCGAGGGAAAGAACTTGAGTAGGTTATGGAGGGCCAATCACTTGTAGTCTTATCGAACCTAAGAGTATGCTTGTACTATATTTATATTCTTGGTTGAGTGTTTAGGCATAATGAGAATGCAGGCAATCTTGACTCAGGAAAAACTTCCAGACTCAGGAAAAATTTCCAAACTCTTATGCCCTTagtggccaagttataagcgacgTTCCCCGTGTCTTTCGACAATCCGGTCAAAGGTAAAATTTCATACTCCTGTGCCCTTagcgaccaagttataagcggggTTCCCTGTGCCCTTCACCTATCCTGTCGGAGGTAAATTTTCAAACTCTTGTGCCCTCagcggccaagttataagtggcGTTCCTCGTGCCCTTCGACCATCTAGTCGGAGATAAATTCGAAAACTCTTGTGCTCTCAGCGGTCAATTTATAAGTGGGGGGTTCCCCGTGCCTCTCAAACGTCCGATCAAAGGTAAATTTTCATACTCGTGTCCTCAGCGGTCAAGTTATAAGTGGAGTTCCCCATGCCCTTTGACCGTTCAGTTAGAGGTAAATTTCTAGATTCTTGTGTTTTTAGCGTTTAAGTTATAGGTGGAGTTCCCCGTACCCTTCAACTATTTGGTCGGAGGTAAATTTTCAGACTCTCGTACTGTTAGTGGCTAAGTTATAAATGGGGTTCCCTGTGCACTTTGACTATCTGGTCGGAGGTAAATTTTCAGACTCTTGTGCCTTCagtggccaagttataagtgggGTTACACGTATCTAATGACCTTCCGATCTGAAAGATATTCCAAACTCTTATGCCTTAGTCTCAGGTTATAAGTAGGGTTCCCCATGCCCAACTACCTTTTGGTCAGATACAACGTCTCAGACTTTTGTGTCTTAGTACCAAGTTATAAGTAGGATTCCTCGCACAACTACAAAAAAGTTACTTTGCCACTTGGTTTTCTAGTTCAGCCGACTGATCTGGTCAAAGGTATTATTGCAAACACTTGTGCCCTGATTAGGTAATATTACAAGTATGGCGTTCATGCATCCAAAAAAATCTTTAAACTAGCaattgaatggtcagataaagtCAGATAAGGCTTAAAGGCCACTGTGTGGTAAGGAGGATCATGCGTATCCTTGCAAGCACTTGTCTCGGCTCGAAAGCATCCGAACACTCAATTAGTGATCACATTAACTCTAAGGCATTCAACCACTTGACACTAGTATACAACACTATTTGATTGGTCCCTAGTATTCCCCGTTCGACACTTAGTTACTTTATCGCTAGTAGGACCTTGAAACACAGAAGTAGGCTCAATCCTCAAATATTCAAGGTCTCTACTGGACCAGAAACAAAGGTCACCTATCTATTTGACCTATGCTTTCGGGTGCTCGATGAACACAAGGGATGAGGGTAGTGTAGCATCGCCCGACAAACACCCAAGGATCTACCTGTACGATCACTATAACCTATCAACTCTACTAAACAGAAGAAAGTTAAGAGCATAAAGGAAGTTAAAATTTATAGCAGGGACAAATATCTGTCATGTCAAGTTTATTATAATTCTTCCAAAGGTCAAGATTTAAAGGAAGCAACAGAGAAAGTATCACTATCATGCAAAATTGGGAAAGACATCATTGGAATGTCGTCATATATCTTTTAGAGGTCAATAAACTTGGGCCGGAGTTTAGCAGTAAGGTGGCTGGCCTTTCTCAGTTGCTTGAGGGCACCATCAACCCCGAACTTGAACATCTTTATGGTCCTTTGGTTCATGAGGTCGTAAATGAAGGATCGATAGAAAGCGatggggaggggggtgaatatcacacgTTAAAAACTATTTCTTTTCGTAAAGTAAAAACAAGAGTAGTGCAGCGGAAAATGAAATACACATTTtggttacttgattcggagcttaggtcgactcctactctaagactcacaATCTTTGATCGCActattgggcaattcactataatccttcttttcgAAACTTTTAGAAAGAAACAATTCGTACAATGaaagatgtaagatagtaacagtcTACTATCTTACTAGAAAATAAGTAtaatgcaagctaataaaaattataccaacaGAAGAATAAGGATGCAGTTTGTCGGTACTTCTTGGAGCGGTAGCTTGCTTATGAAGATATAGCATGAACAACATCTTTGTATACGGATCAACATGAAACAGATACTCAACCTCAAACCTCGAGCTCCATGTTTATAAGAATCGTCACCGTTGGCAGGAGAAAATCAAGGATTAAGGAAGGAAGCCCCTATAAAATCCAGACACGTGCTAGGGCACACAAAAAGAAAGGGAGCATGGAATCACAAGTACAAAGCAAGTATATGATTGGGCTACACACTATGGCAAATACAAAGCTGCAAAACTCCTTCACACCTATCTTGGACATGGGGGAGCAAGAGCTTCGGGAAATTCAAGAAGGAACACATCAGTAAAGTCAACCAAGAGGAACAGAAGGGAACAAAACATCACTAATGCAGGAACAATAGGCCAACAAGGAAGGGAAGTGAGCAGCAGAATTCGAACTAGGTTCACCACAAGCAAACAGAAACAAGAGGAACTGCTGCATTGTGGAAGTCATGAGCACCAACTAAGCATGGTGCAACATGAAGAGTATCACACTTTGGATGAGGAGGCCATCAAGTCTATTATAGTTGGTCTGGCGGCAAGCAAATGACACCAGAGTCTGAACAGCAGTGAACATGACATTGAAACAGGAGCACAAAAATGGGATAAGGAAGGGCAAAGAGATATGCAGCAAAGAGATGAAGGCTTAGATGCTGAGAAGGCCGGATATGGGCAAAGACAAGTGGAAGGGAGGAAACAAGGAAGGAAGGTCAACACTACTATTAGGAGGTCCATGCCTCCTTACCCCACATGAAGATTGGAGCGTGGAACATTAGAGGCCTAAATACAAGCCTCAAACAGAGTTTAAATAAAAAAGACCCCAATCTATTGAGAAAGATTTAATTGTTTGTCTTAATTGATTCACCAAGCCTCTAATCTCTCTCAAGAATCTCAGCCCAACCTTCTGTTAGCAAGAAACTTTGTCCAATCGATTGGACTAAACCCAATCGATTCAACTTTCATTGGACCTATTTGACTTTTCTctcatatattatcaaatattgaaattcaaacttgaatcaattcaaatttagttaaattagtcaaccttaacctgagaACGATTACACCAACATTTTATTATTGTATACCTTCCAAAATTATCCTTATGTTTTTATTCAACTATCATTTTATAGTGGTTATAATATGActagtattgataaaaaataaattacttaTATTATAATAGTAAATTATGTTTTGTAACTGTCATAATACATATTATTGGTTTGTATTGACCAGTATCAatcagaaataaaaaatttatattatatgaATTTTATGTGCTAAAATTAGTAGTATTAGTATTGGTCAAAGACAGAGTCAAAATGCTTCTATAATATAATGTTAATCAATATTGTAGCAAATGTGTCCGTTATAATTCAtctttagattaattaaaaaataaaaaataaaaaataaaatgataattCTAATTAGCCTTATTGATTATTCCTAAATTATTGGTCCGAtcctatgaaaatttttcattgactatcaagataaatcgagaagcgGGGTAAATTGGGAAGCGCACACAGTGATCAATCCAGAaacccagcatcctttgattacaccccttatttgaaggaaaaatttctataaatatatcgTAATTGAAGTTCGAATCTTGAatacttagatgataatttaaatattttactgTGATACCATGACCTCGGAGATTAGATTACTTCCAGATTTAGTAACAAGAAGTAAATcatataatattaataatattgatcATACATGAAGTATTAATATTATCGTAGATATAATTCATAGctactttaatatattttattaatgttaatagaaaattaaatgttaataACAACTAGTTATaataatatcaaaaataaaaataatattgaaaagtAAATATGTATAATGATGGCGAcacttttttataataaataaaatagagaCGTTCTTTTAACAACTCCAATAAATAAAAAAGTGTACTTTTAATCTTTTTatccatttttaattttatttaataatttttgacAAACAATGTTGAATATTTTCGTCCATGATTATTAATCATGTGTTTGTGAGTAAGTCCACGTGGGATTTGCCGCCGGGCCCCCGCATCCTGATCTGCATCTTGTAGTCCTTGTACTTCATTGGCTTATACTTGGCGGGCTCAGCACGTGTCACGAATTCATTGGCGGGGGTGATTACTAGGTCATCTTGCGGGTTGTGGAAGTAGGCGATGGAGAGCCTCTCTACGGCGGCGTTCACGATCACGCGATGCTCTACGCTCTGGTATTTACCGTTCGTCAGCACCTGCATGTTCCatgcaaattttattttatttttttcaaaaaaaaaatatttttttattcagataaaatatttatataaatccctcttaatttttaaatgatcaaaacacaaATTAAtttgacaaaaattttaaaattatccaaCATTTAAAGAATCATTAAATGTGTATCCCTAAAACTAGAAATGAGTCGAGAATAAAGTTAATGTTTGATttagtaaaaatttatttatgtttgttcaataaatcaattaaatgaATAGGATTGAATAActtgttaaattaaataaataaacttaaatacatatATGTTTAACTTATTAATATTCGTGAATAATATCCGTGAGTAAAAAATGTTCGAAAATAATATCCTTAAATCAtggttattaataaaattcttattaacatgtgaaataataaataaactttttaaaacaaataaataaatttatattattaaactcaataatcaactaaataaatttaaaatgtataaattttaaacaatcaaacatatTTGAATTTAGAATTCGATAGCATCTAAACAAAACAATGTCAAGCCAAAtttaaaccaagctcaagtttataaaaataaaataaaatcaagtttaaaccaagctcaaactcattaaaaaaattaaatcaacgcttgaacaatcatttcaacggTTAGTTTCATTTTAGGCTTGACTACTTGACTTAACTTGACTCGATTAActtatcaaacaaacttaaatatCATAAACTTGCTCGACTTGACTCATTAACAACTCTAAACGTCCCTTTTGTAAAAATCATCAAATAGATGACCCATCGTATTTTTATCTCAAGAATACTATTATTTTAGCAGTCAATCTTAATTGCTACACCATTATAATAGCTCTTACTTCTAGCAAgtatgataaaaaatattttgatataataatattcaaGATTTAAGATTTAAAGTTTTAGATTTCAAGATTTAGTTGTtacaattattttaaagtaatttaactagttggtataattattttaaagtaatttttatcgATTAAAagtgattttaataaaatttaaataattttgatttgataaatagtattttgatataataatattttatatataataaatttgaatattttagaaaataagtGTATTAGTTAGATAATTTTAAATGCAAaatattggaaaaaaaaaatgaaatgcatgattTAGTAAATTATTGTatccattaatttaataaatgaataatgggtaagaaaatatataagatttaacatataaaatatgttttaaaattttgaccttactttaaacaaataataaaatactGGGCGAAATTGAAAAGTAGACCTGGATTTGATCGCCGATGTTGACGATGAGGCCACCAAGGACAGGGTCAACGGTGATCCACTCGCCGGCGTGGCGGACCTGAAGCCCCTTGACGTGCTCGTCCGGAAGAAGCACGGTGAGGCCGCCGGGGTCGGAGTGCGGCGACAGACCCAGGGCGAGCTCCGGCTGCGGGCACTTGGGGTAGTAGTTTATTCTCACCGCCGCCCCCGCCGCCCCGAACGCCGCCTCCATGAACCCTTCCTCCACCCCCAGCGCTGCCGATATCGCCCTCTTCACCTGCTCAATTACCTTCCCCACCGCCCCACAGTACTCCTCTGTCTTCTCCCTGCGTTCAATTCCGAGAAAGCATTATAAACAAATTCCTCTGTTTCCAATTAAACTTCGACGATCGCATTGATCTTACCTCAATTGAGGCGGCGAGGAGGGCCATTTGGCGTGGTCGGAGGGAGGAGAGAGGTGGAGGAAGAAGTAGTCTCCCCAGTCTAGGAGGGCGCCCTTGGTGACGCCGAGTCGACTGCCGTAGCCCTCGAACGTCGCCGGAGAGTTCGCGTACCGCTGCTTCTCCTCCATTGGTAGCGCGAAGAAGTCGCGCCACACGCGCCGCGCCGCCGCAGCGCTCCCGATACCGTGGTTCACCAACTGGAAGAAGCCCCAGTCCCGGCACGCCGCCTGCACTGCCTCCGTCGCACCTCCTGCCGCCAGCGAGGCGAAATCGATCACCGGAACACCATTAGCTAGTCCGGCCGTGGTGGCAGTCAAGTCGGGCCGCTCGGAGGGCGGCTTGACGTACCGGTCGGGGATAGTGTCCCCTCCGGCGAGGGTTTGGACTCGGACGACGGGCTCCGGCCACTCCACTATCGCCTCCATGGCTGATGGCTCGTTTCTGGCAGCGTTTGCACGGGGAGCCGCCGAAACTTATAGGCAGCAAAATTCTATGGAAACTTGCATTCACCCCCTCAATTTTTAGAGCTTCCACATTGGGCGGCGTTAATATTTGACGTTAATGCCATCTTGGCATTATGCGTTAAGTAATTGAATACGTTAATGCCTTTTTTatcaaagaataaataaataaaataaaatacattgGCATTAACACGTTCTAAGTGTTAATGTCAATATGGATGCTCTTAATATCTCAAATCATCATatattaaaagtaaaaaatatatttcaataatttaatagcacttatattataatttaaaacatttataataaaatttatagtaCCTATAATGTACATAGAAAGAAAAGGAGGGAAGGGAAAGACTGACTTTTCCTGTTTAACTTCTTGTCACGCGGAACGTGGAAGTGCACGTGGTCGTGCCACTGCTGTTTGCCTCTCTAATTCAATTAAGTACTCTAGTTAGAATATCCACATCAATTATcttattcaaaaattttatcctatattttaaataaaatagctaaaaaatctttcctatatatttcctaaatttaaatttgatgaataataattttctaaatttaaggaATCAAACCtctatcctaaaaataaaataatatttttttaatcgcTCTCTTTTCACTcaatcttttcaatctctcttcttccactcatttcataaatataataataaaaaatagaagaaagagaagaaaataataaaaaattaaggatgatggaAATTTTAGGATAGTTAATATAATGTATTgtgaaaaatgattatctaaatttaataaagtgagtcatttactctaaattttagatataataatagaaaaattaatatGAATGCTCTAAATATCCACTCTGTAGCAttcatattaattattttattaaaaatttcaaaagaataattaaaaaatCTTTACATTTATTACCTTATTTATTctctaaaatttatatttataaatagttatttttttaaaatttaaacaataaatttcttaccttaaatattataaaagacaaagagaaaaatagaaaaattaatatatgatagtaaaaagtaaatatctaaatttaataaaataatttttttactttaaattatacattttaaataaaaaagCTGACGTAGATGAATAAAATTTCAATTAACTGAATTGaatcaattcaaaattcaattcaattcaatttattcaaaagcttatttttttttaaaaaaaagatattgattatttcaattaaattgatttgaaattttaaatatcaattttttttaaaaaataattaatttgattaattaatcaattttatattgtttcaatttatttaattttattaataaaattcaatgttagtaaaaaaaaatctattagttCGATTTGCTTAGGTAGGTGATAGAATTGTCGATGCCGCAAAAACACCATCTAA
Coding sequences within it:
- the LOC122016967 gene encoding jasmonate-induced oxygenase 1-like, encoding MEAIVEWPEPVVRVQTLAGGDTIPDRYVKPPSERPDLTATTAGLANGVPVIDFASLAAGGATEAVQAACRDWGFFQLVNHGIGSAAAARRVWRDFFALPMEEKQRYANSPATFEGYGSRLGVTKGALLDWGDYFFLHLSPPSDHAKWPSSPPQLREKTEEYCGAVGKVIEQVKRAISAALGVEEGFMEAAFGAAGAAVRINYYPKCPQPELALGLSPHSDPGGLTVLLPDEHVKGLQVRHAGEWITVDPVLGGLIVNIGDQIQVLTNGKYQSVEHRVIVNAAVERLSIAYFHNPQDDLVITPANEFVTRAEPAKYKPMKYKDYKMQIRMRGPGGKSHVDLLTNT